The Gavia stellata isolate bGavSte3 chromosome 1, bGavSte3.hap2, whole genome shotgun sequence DNA segment TTTCCTTTGGTAATGGTGTGTCCTCAAGTTCACTGAAAGTTGTCTCTGGAGAAACTGTGCACCAAGCAAAGGCTGTTAATCAGTGTTAGGGAAAAGATAAAAGTCTCTTCAAACACCCACAGGGACTTGTGGGCTCTCTCTAATGTTGAGATTAATCTCTTCTAAACGCATTTGGCTGTGGACAATAAGAAAGCAGTGATGTCTGTTGTGCTCATTAAGATTTGGTTATTTCTAAACACTGATGTCTTTCTTCATGCTTCCCCTACACATTGTAGGGGTTGTCACGAATACTGATGTTGAGTGGTACAATTTTCTGAGCATAAGCCACTTCTTGTGAAGCTTTAATTATTCTGCACTCAGAATCTCTAGCCTTAGATACTGCCATGTTTTTTTTAGACAGAGGTTTAGCTTTGCataatgcaaacacatgcagctgaggggagagggggagagtATCCTGGGCATCTCTGCACCTGAGTGCACCTATAGCTCCATGATCCACTTTTGAGCTGAGCCTGGGCTGGGAAGCTGTGCccaggccagcagcagtagCGCAGATGGGGCTGGTGGGATGCTCTGCTACATCACAGGAAGCAGGGGATACAGCAGTGACACTGGGGCAAGGAGCCCCAGGTTTGTCTGGATGTCTCAGTGGTGCTGGAGGCTTTACAAAGGCTTTACAAATTCCCTTTTCCCAGAGAATGGGTGACCCAGGCAGGCAAGATGGTAAGGGACACCATGGGGAGAAGTTGTCTGGTGGGGGAACGCTACTGTGAAGCTTTGAAACAGTTGCCTTTTATTTAAGGCAGTGTGAACCCCAGGGGAGCTAGGTTCCCACTTACCCTTACCACAGACTTTCTATGCAGCCTTGAGTTGACTGTGTAAGCTATCTCACTGCCTATTCCCTACTTCACTGCCTTAACTCTTAACACATGAAAGCATTTTACTAGCTTCTGTACTACCTACCACCTGAAGATCTACAGTCCCTTCAAAACTTGCCACTTCTGGCCCCATCCAAGTTAGCATGTGtgcaaaactgcttttacaCACTGACTTCAAATTAAATCCTATTAAATAGGGAGCTGCAGAGCTCCCTATTAATTAAATAGGTTACATGGATTCACACTCGCATAATAAATAATGCAGTGTAACTAGAAGACTACGTCTCTAAAAtgcatacatattcatcagtTAGGCATGTAATCAAGTTTCTTTTTATCTAATAGATGGGTAAGATAAAAGTAAATTGTATGTTTTAATCACGGGTGAGACAATTATCTGGGCAGTTGTCATTTGCATGTTGTCTCTGAATTGCCCTTggggtggggatttttttggtgtttaaaTGAAAGGTGAGATAGccttacatttttcatttattgagTTGAAAAAGTATGGGAGGAAATTATATATTTCACTTCATCTTAAGTAATGTCAAATATGCTGTGTACTAACGAGCATTCCAATCTTGTGTCCAGGAAAACGCGCACTTTTTTGTTGCAGATATGATTATAGCATCgttagaaaaaatgaaatgtaatatCCTAAGTCAACAAGCAGAGTCCTGGGGTGTGGAAGAAACAAGTGGATCAGATGGCAGTTATCACACTGATTCGGAGTTACCTTCTTACCCTGGAGTGAAGAAGTCTGATTCTTCTGTTGCCTCTTCAGACAGTGGTTATGAAGGCAAGTTACTTAGTCTATAATGCAACCTTGTTTGACAGCctttgccatttatttttctctaaggAAATACTAAATTAGTATGGGCATTGCTTGTGACCAAATTGTCTGTTACCTTCTTTGAGTCTCAACAGAGCTGTGTTCCCTGAGGATCATTATGCCACAACTGTGTTCTCCCTGTGGGTCATATTCTTCCTTTTGAGTGCTCACATCTgtgttttattatatttttttctcttttacatgaaaaagaaaatgtaaggtTGAAATGCCACGTGTCAAGCACAACTCTCCATAGAGCGTGCCTGTAGttggcttttcttctctctgcttaaATCCTTTTTTGCAGGATTTGAAGCCTGGctctttccttctgtgcttCTGCAGTATGCAGATCAGGCCACGTAATTGATTTGGGTGACACTGCCCAGAGTATTCATTCACATATAGTTTTGAGGCAAGATAATAAATGCTCCTGGCACTGTAATGCTTGAGTCAGCACATGCATTTTTAAGTAGATTTTAGTCTCTTGAGTAATACGGATCTTAGGGATGGAATTTAAGTCTAAAGTCTAAATCACATAACTTGTGGAGAAAAATGAATGGTGTGCTTGCTTGTGAGAAAGGGAGAGACCACTGATAATATAAAACCTTTTGTTTTAGTCTCTGGAAGCTTCTTCCTAAGAAACTGAGGGACATGATGTATGTCAGGCTCCCAAGAATTGGctttctgtgtgtatgtataaaaataaatgaataaaattgcTCTGTAAATATAGGCTGTGTGCTAAAGTTTTGGTAAGcgaaaaaaaatataaatgtaattgTAGCTACTCTATATATGCTGGAAAAGTTTAACTGATGTTGTCTTTGTTCCGGACAGGCTGTGCTCTGCTACCTGTCAGCTCCCCAGTGCATCTACCATCACGTCATGAGGTTACCAGATTTTGTTGCCACAGTGATTCAGAGGATGAATATGTAATTATTGGTAAGACTTTAAAATTAtaactgcagaaacagcagtatttttcatctgaatCTATTGCATTGTTTGGAAAAGCTATTGGCTTAGTAGATGTAATCACAGgagaaataacaacagaaaatggaaagagcGGTGTATGCATGACTCCTTATTAGAACACATGCAGAAATACTAGAGTGGTGCAGGATTTCCTTTCTACATAATAATACATTTGCTGGTTTGAGGGACTGAAATTATGCCTAAGGATTAGACCCAATGAATGTGGGTGAGCAAAGTGTGAAACTGGCACAGCCTCAGCCAACTAAAGCAGCATTGTTTGAGAGAATTTAGGACATGATAATTTCCTAATTAAAGAGGTTGATTAGGTTTTAGGCAGCCCCTCCCTCCGCTTCAGGACTAGAGCAGTCTGTCCCCTTATAGTCACGAGtgctctgcttctcttcagGACATTCTGAGTTTCTTGGTTATTACCTTCTGGTTTTTACATATACAGAAATAGAAACCCTTAAAAGTAGCCTGAGCAACATTTAACCTCtatcttattttttcctgttaacaaatgctttttttattgctcCCTTTGGTTTTAGAGATTCGCTTATTTCTTCACCTCCTTTTTCCCTAATCTAAGAATGAAGAACTAGCTCCCAAAACTGCATTTCTAGTAGCAAGAGTTATTTTGACGTGTATGAATGGGGAAGCATTTGTGTTCACAGCAATATGCATGGCCAAAACTAATGCTACCAATGTGAACACCTTGTCTGCATAAGTGTATTTTGTGTATATAAACATAATGAAGAAGTATGtgctttaatttcattcatCTCACCTGTTACTAACTTGTTTATAGCATTAGCTCGCATGTTTGTGATCGGTGTCTGCAAATATCTCTTAGCGTCCAAAAAAACTAATGTACGCTCTATTGGTTCTGTATATTATTATTTATGGCTAGTGCTTTCTGGCTGGACCTGGACTAGCAGGCACTTAGTCTTTCCTTACCGATTCTCCTGCTCTTGAAgggaggctgctggtgatgaTACGATGCATAGCTGTTAGGGAGTATGCTTCATCAGTGGATGTCAGAGATCTGCAGAGCAGATAAGACTCCTTATGCCTGTTTTACAACCAGGGCTGAGGCTATTTCCCACATCCAGCAAGGGTGTtgtaaaaatgaatatatttgaAACTGACACCGTGGTAACAGAGAAGGTAGATTTAAAACAGTGCTGAGTAATAAAGCTTTGTTTCTTAGATGGCTTGATAAAATTTTCTCCTTTACTGCAGAACTTGAAGACCTTGAAAATCTGTCTGCTGCCCCAGATGAAAGGTAATGCTGTGTATCTTCACTATGATAGCCCGGTGGCACTACCTTTTCTGCTGGACCAGCTTTCTGGTGACTCCTCTGGCTGGGGCGGGGAAAGGTGTGGGAGTGGTAAATTTGGTCCTCccaaggaaggggaagaaatgcTGCTTGACAGCAAATGTCTGTGGCGCTTGGCTTAGCAGAGCATTTCTCTGGTCCCGGAGTCTTGCTGGAGGGTGGTGACTGTGGCTCTGCGAGGGCCTGGGTGTATCAAAGCAAGGGTATAGGAATGAAGGGATGGGAGAAAACTTTCCAGGGATGTAGAAGAGGCAGCGGAGCTGCTGATGACATGCTGCTATTTTTCACTGTCTGTATTGCTTAACTTTCAGATCATCTTTTGAACCAGGCAGCAATTCTGCTGAAGCAACAGCCCAGGAGTTGTGCAGAGCTTTCAGAAAACACTGGTTGCAGACAGACTCTGTACTTCAACTGTCTGGTTGCCTGAGCTCATCTAAGCAGAGAGTGAGTCTGAGCCGAAAACAGCGGGCTTTTTATTCGGTTCCCCAAGTAATCATTgtctcactgcagctgcttccctgttagggaaaggaggaagctgcatttaaaaaaaaaaaaaaaaaaaaatcagatgggTACTTACAGTTTATTAGTTCACTTCAGATAAATTTCTAgaaaatttcttctctctttagCAATTTTCAGCATGTTTAAGATGTGCAGTTGTTAACAACCAGGATGTACTTTCTTCTGGGATCAATAAGAGGGAGTTTAACTGGGTGGGGATTACATGCAGGtgaaaactgaagtttaaaatCCTGGAGTATAAAGGGAGATGTCTCATAGCATTTAACGTATGTCCAGCTGATGGGCTGTTCGTCTTCACGAGTTTGTCTTTTCCAATAGTCTGTGCTGAAAGAAGAGATTCCAAGAGAGCTTGAGTCCAGTTTGAATCTGGCTGAAGAAATAAAGATCATATCCAAATTAAGAGGATCTTCTGGCTGGGCCCCACCAAGATCGCAGATTATATTTAATATTCACCCTTCAGTCAAGTAAGTCTAAGGGGTCTGAGCATCATGGTTTAGTACAGCATAGGGATTTGTCTAAAACCTGCAGAGGTTGATGGAAGGAGCCTGGGTGATTTAACAGAACCTAAGGTTAGAGCTAGTGCATGGCGCAGCCTTCTGCAGTGTCTGTCACCAGCTTTGCTAGAAAGCAGATGGcgtcttttttccctctgttggCATGTGCTGATTAATGTGGCACATGCACTTTTACATGTGATAATACACATACTGTTTGGTGTTAAGGTGGCAGCGTGCTTAGCTGGACTcctaaaaatttcattttgtgagacTACCTGGAGAATATTCTTAAGAGTTTCCCCACTTCCCTGCTGATATTTTATGGTTAGTAGGTTTTCAGAAAGGGGGGAGGAAACAGGTCATGTTTGGGAAACTACTGTCTCACTCTGCATAAAGTGCTGTTAAATGCACTCAGCAGGCAAACTGGCTAATTCCCTGTGTTGCTGCAGGTctggttgatttttttaagttgcagATGTGgattttcccccctcccccttgATATTGCTGCCGCCttaataaatggaaaagaatttAATTCTTGCAACAAGCCATATTTAGAAGCAGAAATGGATGGTATATTCTCCACAGAATAGCTTAGAGACTCCCACTAAAATAATAATCTGCGTCTCCTTCCAGAACCCCCCTCATCATGTGGAGGAGTAGGAGTCAGCTCCTAATTTGGACATTTTCACTGGTGCCAGTGTAGCTCTCTTGCACTTTCGGAGAATGTTAACTTAGCTGTGTTTTGGATGCTGAAAGGTGTAACTATTTGCCTCTGTATGTAGGAGAGATGCAGTGGTGGCTGCCCAAAACTTTACGTGTGTTGGTTGTGGAACTCCGATAGAAAGCAGTAAGTATtatcaaaagggaaaaaaacctaataaatcCATTACTAGTAATCAGGCTGTAATCTTCACCAGCATAATTTTACAATTGTGGTAGATCTATCTGAGCTAGAAGGAAAATCTCTTTTTTGGATGTGCCTGCAATAATAAAACAGGCAGTGGGATCTTACTCTCTCATGTCTCATTGCAGACGGACTACAATACTTGATAGATGTTCTTCTCATACACAGTAAAAAGTCATGACAGtcaacaaacaaaacaggaaaagttattaaaaaaatcaggtttccAGGCTGGAAAGTGCTGGTTTTACATCTTGCAAaaggtttctttcaagaattCTTTCTCTGTGCCAGTTGACACGTTTCCAAAAGTATCTTTTTAGAGACTTTTTGGAAGCTTTATGCAAGCTTATGGAATGTGTGGTTTTGCTCTTTTGGGgtgtctttttaaaactttttttctttaaatcttgaTCACAAAATCAtgcttgtgttttatttgtgaTACCTTTTGAGCTCCTTGAAAGCATGATGATTTACAGGTCTGACAACCAGACCTTACTTAAGAAATCTTTGAAGTGGCTTTCAAGACTTCTTCTGTGTGTGCTCACAGAAGAACAGCATTTGTGATGGCCTGTAAAGTGTCAACAATCTGTGATGGCATGTTAACTTGAGCAAACATGAGATGCTGAGATAGCTGGGAAAAACCCACAAGCCTCTTTATATTATGTATAATATTACAAAAATGTGACTCCAAGATCAGCTTGTCTTTCCATTTGGTGGAAGTATTTTGTTGTGTGTTTTATCTTGTGTCTCTTTTTTGTGGGTAAAGCAGCAATGGTTTCTCTAAGATCTCACGGTGTTAAATATAATCAGTTCAATTTGACAACTGTGGAAATGAGGAAAGCTTTCTCTTCTAATGCAAAGTAAAGACCATGTGCATGTGTTTACCACAATAATAAAACcctctacttaaaaaaaaaaaaaaaattcgcTTGCCTCTCACTCCAGTAGATCTGAGTTATTTAGACAGAATAGACGTAAGGACAAGAAGTATGTCCCATAACTGTTAGATACATTCACAATTTCATTGCTTTCTACCTGCAGAATATATCAGGAGACTCCGCTACTGTGACTACCTGGGGAAATACTTTTGTGACTGCTGCCACAGTTATGCCCAGTCTTCCATTCCTGCCCGAATACTGATGAAGTGGGACTTCAAAAAATACTACGTGTGCAACTTCTCCAAACACCTTCTGGACAGCATATGGCAGCACCCAATTTTCAATGTGTCCTGTGTTAACAAAGCACTCTACacaaaaagtaaagaaatgGACAGGGTGAGGGTAAGTGTGGCCTTTTTTTTATCCGCAATTTGTGGGTCTGAGACTTTTGGGAAGAACTCCTTAGGGCAGGTTGTCCTTTGCCATGTGTGTATGTGGGAAGGAGCCAGAGTTGGTTTCTCGGCACTTAGGCTTGTCCCATCACCATTTCTGGGACTTGCCCTCTCTCACCTCagatgaaggaggaggagggagaaattTCCAACCTATGCCAGAGCTCTCATTATTTCCTCCCTTATCTTTGGGAGCCATTTCCTTATTGGTTTCCAATTTTAGTTCATGAGGGGGAGCTGGACTCCTTCAGTAAGTATTTACCTCTGCTTGGCAATTGGCTGTTGGAAAGCTCTGGAAGTTTTGAACGACTCCTTAATTTGGTGGGCCATTAGAAAAAACACCCTTGGCTCATCTAAGGGCTGTACCTCCTACAACTTGAGGAAGGGTGCTCTGCTGAAGACTACAAGTTGCGATGCGCTCCTTTCTTGGCTGAGGAGACACTTACCTGTTCTTACAGAGGTTTGGGTCTAGCATCTTGGTGTGCTGACATGGAGCCATTTGTAGCATTAGGAATTGCTTCCCTTGTCAGTGAATAAAAGTAGCCTTTGCCTTCCTTGGCCTCTTGTGCATTAGAAAATCCATTTGTTTAATTCTATGCTGCATGTGAAGTTCCTATTTTTAGGTGTAGCTTGATGTACTGACAAGGGTTGCTGACTCAGAGAGTGGAGTTCCTCACTTAAGAATATATAAATGcaattgcttttaatttaaaaattgctttgtttttctccttcatctttTAGGAGGCACAAGaacagctttttcatttaaaaaagcttttgaaaacctGCAGGTTTGGTGAAAGGTATGGACCGTGATCATGCATGAAAAATAGCTTATTAAAATGTACCTAAGGTGCTTATAGAGCCTTCTTCTCTAGAGACATTTGAGTGCAGTTTTAAGTGAGTTAATATAATCATTAGAGAAAATTCTGATAACAAAACTTCCTTCTATTGCACTGCAAATCTTGAGTGAAGAACAGGTTTTATGTGGtagctttctgtttcttttaacatACTTAGATATTTGGTTTGAAATGTTGAATGATTTTTGTTGGGTGTATATTTTTTCATACTCTCTCTTAGGTTCTCACTCATTCTTAAAAGGTCAAAGACACGTATATCTCTGAGataatttgtcttttaaaaaaatttaacaaaaaaaaaaattaacaaaaaaaaatttaacaaatGTGTTCCTTGATGGTTTAAAGAGTTCTTGCAGAAATCTGTCTTAATGCTcaattcagtttattttataaacatattCAGATGAAAGTAGTAACCGAAAGTGGTAAGTACCAAAACATGACCTTGCTTGTTGCTGCAAATTAAAGACTTTTGGTATTGACCTTCCCAAACTATGGACATAACTAATAGGTAGACATGTGAATGACAAAACTTTCATGGCAGAATTGCtgacctttttaaaaacagacataaGCAAAATAAGCTTTAAAAGTAGGTTCTGTTCTCTCTTTGACATGGAATTTTTTTATGCATCAATTACGTGTTGTTCGccaaaattaaatagaaatgtgttttaatgtCTCTCTTCTGGACAACCACCTGTGATTCCgttataaaaatacacattaggATCCTCACTGTACCTTCTACATCGGTGATACTTTAATAGCtatattttcagtgttcagctACTCAGTACAAGCGTAGTTTCACCCAACAGTGACCTATGCAGGATAAAACCCCTCAAAGTTCTCTTTgccaaaaaaagtaaataaccCTAGCTTATTGCATTAGATACTATATGGGATTTTACCTACTGTTCCTGAGGTAGGAGAGAGCCctttacacattttttaagaaTTGCTGGGATAACTGTGCAGGGCAACTCCGATTCCTGAGGAATGCGCATTTAAAGCAGACATTTTATTCTAAATCCCAAACCCTCCAGTTTTTGTTAATGTGGCATCAAATCGGGAGGGGAGGAACTTGCCTTGTATGATCCCTGGGTGACTAGAGAAGTGAAAGAGGCTTATTCTTCAAATATACttgaaaaaacaactttttgtaacttgatttgttttttctttctctttgcagtgTACTGAAAGAATTTGAAAAGGTCCCCAGCCATCTGACAGAGGAGCTGCATCTCTTCTCACTGGATGATCTGGTGAAGATCAAACGAGGGCAGTTACTGCCCCTTCTTAAAGATATTCTGAAGAGCTCCACTTCCCATGTGGATGGTTGTGAGGTAAGGAAAAGCCAGGGCTCTTAGTGTCCTTGCAGCTGCTAGTGTGAGGAATATCCCTGCTGACATtcctaaatttttttcttggattaaAAGTAAATCAACTGTTCTGCTGTTCTTGTAGCTCTGTCAAGCGAAGGGGTTTATCTGTGAATTCTGTCAGAGCGCAGATCTGCTCTTTCCATATCAGATTGCCAAATGCAAAAGGTGCACAGGTATGTTCTAGAccaaacattttcctttcttccttggGGGGATTTTGGTGTGTAAAACTCTTCAgacttattttagaaaaacattgAGAACTTGCTTCACTGAAAACACGTATATTTGAAAACCTGCATATGTATTTGAAAACCATGGATAGCATGTATCTTTGAAAACCAGCCTGTGGCAGCTGTCTTGCATCAGTGAATTCAGAGAGCAAATCCAGGGACTTGCCTGAATGTAATTTTGGCTGCAGGGGGAGGTTTTTTGGGGTCTACGCATGAGAGGGAGCCTGGGACAGTGCTATACTGCTGCTCTATCAGATCTTGCTGACATACATTGTAAATCCTGCAAATCTTaccaaaatgtttaattattaCAGTGGTGGTTGTTGTCATGGCCTTGCACTGCTTCTGTTTACTTTTATACTTGGGTGAACTAGATAGACCATCCTTCAAGTAACATAGCtattgattaattttttaattgtttttttcctgaatattaaACTGCTTGTATGTATAAACAGAATGCAAAACATGCTTTCACAAAGCGTGCTTCAAGTCTGGAGGCTGCCCTAAATGTCTGCGGATCGCAGCTCGGAGGACGCTTTCAGAAACTCTGCCATTGGTGCCTCCGTGAAACTGGATTCCTCTGACTGCTGATTTCAGAAGATGCTCAAAGCCAAATCTTTAGGTGCCTAAGAATTAAATAATGTTGTTTTAGACATTACTATTTTTAATGCATGTCTCCTTTATGGTGGTGGGGGGGAGgtgtgaaaagaagaaaaaggagactTTTAATAACATCATTGAAAACTCACCCTAAAGGAGTTTCATCTTAACTGGTGACAGAAAGACTGGATGCTAATTCTGTGAGCAGCCTTTTGTTGCTGTGTGTTGTCCTTGTATGtaagatttttaatattatatttttccatataaaaattattattcttctcTGTACTTCTGCAAATAATGTATAGATAGTAAATGAGTGTTGGAAATCCTTACCTTTGTCGGATTTTGGAAATAGGAAAAAGTGGTTAAGATTGAAATCATTCTCTCAAAAGCTCTACAATAGAAAAAGCTTGTCTGCAAGCTTTAGGCAGATGCTGATCTGAAATTCCATTCTGGCAAATGCTTAATGTGAACCAGTGgattttaagtttcttttaaacagatgtATGCAACAgcctgtggtgggttgaccttggcctGCTACTagatgcccacccagctgctctctcagtCCCCCGCCTCAATAggacaagggaagaaaatatgatgaaagagCTTATATGTTGAAATAacacaggg contains these protein-coding regions:
- the RUBCNL gene encoding protein associated with UVRAG as autophagy enhancer; amino-acid sequence: MSVRAVPLASYSGTEVFQHPCSKKLNHESLRVAFTESAYSSNPSSRISCLAPTPQISVLSDEYSRPAVIGHAGGFGSYPDSAEAIKDILVSVLNASGLKPSLVPEQTTMQGAEHPDSDVERWEESSDGDSCDDSDFAHRNAACTQTDIRFTRHRACWDNTRCDSSKPSLDTFFCPRYSDGDPAASSLNGFTLSDVSPLKRDCFTQVTLTGGTVTSAVVHSGKERYTPPERDWTFTTVLSDSTVGKPADLLKYPDELEPAPVSNSDGNSSSGLSKSEPVNQTGSTSPLNISAIPCNRSLQDIRMLPEDVEKENAHFFVADMIIASLEKMKCNILSQQAESWGVEETSGSDGSYHTDSELPSYPGVKKSDSSVASSDSGYEGCALLPVSSPVHLPSRHEVTRFCCHSDSEDEYVIIELEDLENLSAAPDERSSFEPGSNSAEATAQELCRAFRKHWLQTDSVLQLSGCLSSSKQRSVLKEEIPRELESSLNLAEEIKIISKLRGSSGWAPPRSQIIFNIHPSVKRDAVVAAQNFTCVGCGTPIESKYIRRLRYCDYLGKYFCDCCHSYAQSSIPARILMKWDFKKYYVCNFSKHLLDSIWQHPIFNVSCVNKALYTKSKEMDRVREAQEQLFHLKKLLKTCRFGESVLKEFEKVPSHLTEELHLFSLDDLVKIKRGQLLPLLKDILKSSTSHVDGCELCQAKGFICEFCQSADLLFPYQIAKCKRCTECKTCFHKACFKSGGCPKCLRIAARRTLSETLPLVPP